From the Manis pentadactyla isolate mManPen7 chromosome 7, mManPen7.hap1, whole genome shotgun sequence genome, one window contains:
- the CLDN22 gene encoding claudin-22, whose amino-acid sequence MALVCRTVAQLAGISLSSLGWVLSCLTNYLPQWKNLNLDLNEMETWTTGLWQACVSQEEGGRQCKDFDSLLALPAELRISRILMFLSNGLGLLGLLVSGFGLDCLRIGERQQDVRKRLLILGGILFWTAGITALVPVSWVAHVTVREFWDETIPEIVPRWEFGEALFLGWFAGFSLLLGGCLLNCAACSSLAPAAVGPYAAAERRYQRQHLEMINTHLKI is encoded by the coding sequence ATGGCTTTAGTATGCAGAACTGTGGCACAATTAGCTGGAATTTCATTATCTTCGCTGGGATGGGTTTTATCCTGCCTCACAAACTACCTGCCACAATGGAAGAACCTCAACCTGGacttaaatgaaatggagaccTGGACCACGGGACTCTGGCAAGCCTGCgtcagccaggaggaaggtggcAGGCAGTGCAAGGACTTTGATTCTCTCCTGGCTTTGCCTGCCGAACTCAGGATCTCCAGGATTTTAATGTTCCTGTCGAATGGGCTGGGACTCCTGGGGCTGCTGGTCTCTGGCTTTGGCCTGGACTGCTTGAGAATCGGAGAGAGGCAGCAGGATGTCAGGAAGCGACTGCTAATCCTGGGGGGAATCCTGTTCTGGACGGCAGGCATCACGGCCCTGGTGCCGGTCTCCTGGGTGGCACACGTGACAGTCCGGGAGTTCTGGGATGAGACCATCCCAGAGATTGTGCCCAGGTGGGAGTTTGGGGAAGCCCTCTTCCTGGGCTGGTTCGCTGGATTTTCTCTGCTCCTGGGAGGGTGTCTGCTCAACTGCGCAGCCTGCTCCTCCCTGGCTCCTGCAGCTGTGGGGCCCTACGCCGCTGCAGAAAGGCGCTACCAACGTCAGCACCTGGAGATGATAAACACCCACCTGAAAATCTAA